In Ailuropoda melanoleuca isolate Jingjing chromosome 4, ASM200744v2, whole genome shotgun sequence, the following proteins share a genomic window:
- the MIDN gene encoding midnolin isoform X1: protein MEPQPGGARSCRRGAPGGACELGPAAEAAPMSLAIHSTTGTRYELSVPPDETVEGLRKRLSQRLKVPKERLALLHKDTRLSSGKLQEFGVGDGSKLTLVPTVEAGLMSQASRPEQSVMQALESLTETQPPVAPGPGRAGGGVFRKYRFILFKHPWHRQGPQSPERGGERPQVSDFLSGRSPLTLALRVGDHMMFVQLQLAAQHAPLQHRHVLAAAAAAAAAARGDPSATAPVSSPCRPVSGAARVPPMSSSPAPASPSPVTAGSFRSHSASATCPEQMDCSPPVSAGASPTSTPGGSPASRSRKPGAVIESFVNHAPGVFSGTFSGTLHPNCQDSSGRPRRDIGTILQILNDLLSATRHYQGMPPSLTQLRCHAQCTPASPAPDLSPKTTSCEKLGATAPASLSQARTCKPLGDRLRQTENRATRCKVERLQLLLQQKRLRRKARRDARGPYHWPPSRKAGRSDSSGGGGGGGPSEASGLGLDFEDSVWKPEVNPDIKSEFVVA, encoded by the exons ATGGAGCCGCAGCCCGGCGGCGCCCGGAGCTGCCGGCGCGGGGCCCCCGGCGGCGCCTGCGAGCTAGGCCCGGCTGCCGAGGCGGCGCCCATGAGTCTGGCCATCCACAGCACGACGGGCACACGCTATGAGCTGTCGGTGCCCCCGGACGAAACGGTGGAGGGGCTGCGCAAGCGGCTGTCCCAGCGGCTCAAAGTGCCCAAGGAGCGCCTGGCGCTGCTCCACAAAGACAC ccGGCTCAGTTCGGGGAAGCTGCAGGAGTTCGGCGTGGGGGATGGCAGCAAGCTGACGCTGGTGCCCACCGTGGAGGCGGGCCTCATG TCCCAGGCCTCAAGGCCAGAGCAGTCTGTGATGCAGGCCCTGGAGAGCCTGACCGAGACGCAG cccccagtggcgcccgggccgggccgggctggCGGAGGCGTCTTCCGGAAATACCgattcattttatttaagcaTCCGTGGCACCGACAGGGaccccagagcccagagaggggcGGCGAGaggccccag GTCAGTGACTTCTTGTCCGGCCGCTCGCCGCTGACCCTGGCACTGCGCGTGGGCGACCACATGATGTTCGTCCAGCTGCAGCTTGCCGCCCAGCACGCCCCACTGCAGCACCGCCACGTGCTggccgccgccgctgctgccgccgctgctgCCCGCGGGGACCCCAGCGCGACCGCCCCCGTGTCCTCTCCCTGCCGGCCCGTGTCTGGCGCTGCCCGAGTCCCCCCGATGTCCAGCAGCCCCGCCCCTGCGTCCCCCTCACCTGTCACTGCCGGCTCTTTCCGATCACACTCAGCTTCTGCCACCTGCCCTGAG CAGATGGACTGTTCACCCCCTGTCAGCGCTGGTGCCAGCCCGACTTCCACCCCCGGGGGGAGCCCCGCCTCCCGCTCCCGCAAACCCGGCGCCGTCATTGAGAGCTTCGTGAACCACGCCCCGGGGGTCTTCTCAGGGACCTTCTCTG GCACACTGCACCCCAACTGCCAGGACAGCAGCGGGCGGCCGCGGCGTGACATCGGCACCATCCTACAGATCCTCAATGACCTTCTGAGTGCCACGCGGCACTACCAGGGCATGCCCCCGTCCCTGACCCAGCTGCGCTGCCATGCCCAGTGCACACCTGCCTCGCCTGCCCCGGACCTCAGCCCCAAAACTACCTCCTGTGAGAAGCTGGGGGCCACAGCCCCGGCCTCCCTGAGCCAGGCCCGCACGTGCAAGCCGCTGG GGGACCGGCTGCGGCAGACGGAAAACCGCGCCACCCGCTGCAAGGTGGAGCGCCTGCAGCTGCTGCTCCAGCAGAAACGGCTCCGCAGGAAGGCACGGCGCGACGCCCGGGGCCCCTACCACTGGCCACCGAGCCGCAAGGCCGGCCGCAGCGACAGCAGTGGCGGAGGGGGAGGTGGCGGGCCCAGCGAGGCCTCCGGCTTGGGCCTCGACTTCGAGGACTCCGTCTGGAAGCCGGAAGTCAACCCTGACATTAAGTCAGAGTTCGTGGTGGCCTAG
- the ATP5F1D gene encoding ATP synthase subunit delta, mitochondrial, with protein sequence MLPAAVLRRLGLRSLVRQARAYAEAAAAPAPAAGPGQMSFTFASPTQVFFNGANVRQVDVPTQTGAFGILAAHVPTLQVLRPGLVVVHAEDGTTSKYFVSSGSVTVNADSSVQLLAEEAVTLDMLDVGAAKVNLEKAQSELSGAADEASRAEIQIRIEANEALVKALE encoded by the exons ATGCTGCCCGCCGCAGTCCTCCGCCGTCTCGGCCTGCGTTCCCTCGTACGCCAGGCCCGCGCCTACGCCGAGGCCGCCGCTGCTCCGGCCCCGGCTGCAGGCCCGGGACAGATGTCCTTCACCTTCGCCTCACCCACTCAG GTGTTTTTCAACGGTGCCAACGTCCGGCAAGTGGATGTGCCCACGCAGACCGGAGCCTTTGGCATCCTTGCGGCCCACGTGCCCACCCTGCAGGTCCTGCGGCCAGGGCTGGTTGTTGTCCATGCTGAGGACGGCACCACCTCCAAATACTTTG TGAGCAGCGGCTCTGTCACGGTGAATGCTGATTCCTCCGTGCAGTTGCTGGCCGAGGAGGCTGTGACACTGGACATGCTGGATGTGGGG GCAGCCAAGGTGAACTTGGAGAAGGCGCAGTCGGAGCTGTCAGGGGCAGCAGACGAGGCCTCCAGGGCTGAGATCCAAATCCGCATCGAGGCCAACGAGGCCCTGGTGAAAGCTCTCGAGTAG
- the MIDN gene encoding midnolin isoform X2: MEPQPGGARSCRRGAPGGACELGPAAEAAPMSLAIHSTTGTRYELSVPPDETVEGLRKRLSQRLKVPKERLALLHKDTRLSSGKLQEFGVGDGSKLTLVPTVEAGLMSQASRPEQSVMQALESLTETQVSDFLSGRSPLTLALRVGDHMMFVQLQLAAQHAPLQHRHVLAAAAAAAAAARGDPSATAPVSSPCRPVSGAARVPPMSSSPAPASPSPVTAGSFRSHSASATCPEQMDCSPPVSAGASPTSTPGGSPASRSRKPGAVIESFVNHAPGVFSGTFSGTLHPNCQDSSGRPRRDIGTILQILNDLLSATRHYQGMPPSLTQLRCHAQCTPASPAPDLSPKTTSCEKLGATAPASLSQARTCKPLGDRLRQTENRATRCKVERLQLLLQQKRLRRKARRDARGPYHWPPSRKAGRSDSSGGGGGGGPSEASGLGLDFEDSVWKPEVNPDIKSEFVVA, translated from the exons ATGGAGCCGCAGCCCGGCGGCGCCCGGAGCTGCCGGCGCGGGGCCCCCGGCGGCGCCTGCGAGCTAGGCCCGGCTGCCGAGGCGGCGCCCATGAGTCTGGCCATCCACAGCACGACGGGCACACGCTATGAGCTGTCGGTGCCCCCGGACGAAACGGTGGAGGGGCTGCGCAAGCGGCTGTCCCAGCGGCTCAAAGTGCCCAAGGAGCGCCTGGCGCTGCTCCACAAAGACAC ccGGCTCAGTTCGGGGAAGCTGCAGGAGTTCGGCGTGGGGGATGGCAGCAAGCTGACGCTGGTGCCCACCGTGGAGGCGGGCCTCATG TCCCAGGCCTCAAGGCCAGAGCAGTCTGTGATGCAGGCCCTGGAGAGCCTGACCGAGACGCAG GTCAGTGACTTCTTGTCCGGCCGCTCGCCGCTGACCCTGGCACTGCGCGTGGGCGACCACATGATGTTCGTCCAGCTGCAGCTTGCCGCCCAGCACGCCCCACTGCAGCACCGCCACGTGCTggccgccgccgctgctgccgccgctgctgCCCGCGGGGACCCCAGCGCGACCGCCCCCGTGTCCTCTCCCTGCCGGCCCGTGTCTGGCGCTGCCCGAGTCCCCCCGATGTCCAGCAGCCCCGCCCCTGCGTCCCCCTCACCTGTCACTGCCGGCTCTTTCCGATCACACTCAGCTTCTGCCACCTGCCCTGAG CAGATGGACTGTTCACCCCCTGTCAGCGCTGGTGCCAGCCCGACTTCCACCCCCGGGGGGAGCCCCGCCTCCCGCTCCCGCAAACCCGGCGCCGTCATTGAGAGCTTCGTGAACCACGCCCCGGGGGTCTTCTCAGGGACCTTCTCTG GCACACTGCACCCCAACTGCCAGGACAGCAGCGGGCGGCCGCGGCGTGACATCGGCACCATCCTACAGATCCTCAATGACCTTCTGAGTGCCACGCGGCACTACCAGGGCATGCCCCCGTCCCTGACCCAGCTGCGCTGCCATGCCCAGTGCACACCTGCCTCGCCTGCCCCGGACCTCAGCCCCAAAACTACCTCCTGTGAGAAGCTGGGGGCCACAGCCCCGGCCTCCCTGAGCCAGGCCCGCACGTGCAAGCCGCTGG GGGACCGGCTGCGGCAGACGGAAAACCGCGCCACCCGCTGCAAGGTGGAGCGCCTGCAGCTGCTGCTCCAGCAGAAACGGCTCCGCAGGAAGGCACGGCGCGACGCCCGGGGCCCCTACCACTGGCCACCGAGCCGCAAGGCCGGCCGCAGCGACAGCAGTGGCGGAGGGGGAGGTGGCGGGCCCAGCGAGGCCTCCGGCTTGGGCCTCGACTTCGAGGACTCCGTCTGGAAGCCGGAAGTCAACCCTGACATTAAGTCAGAGTTCGTGGTGGCCTAG
- the CBARP gene encoding voltage-dependent calcium channel beta subunit-associated regulatory protein, which translates to MQPTPTMATAASTAATVALTSRWDNATGSPTAEPDPILDNSVLLVVVMSLFIGGTLVVLSGVLLLCKRCWEARRRFNRATEEAEKTTTTYLDNGAHPAQDWAQLDSDSSLFSLGARA; encoded by the exons ATGCAGCCCACGCCCACCATGGCCACTGCCGCCAGCACCGCTGCCACGGTTGCCCTGACCTCGAGGTGGGACAACGCCACCGGCAGCCCCACC GCGGAGCCTGACCCCATCCTGGACAACTCCGTGCTGCTGGTGGTGGTCATGTCGCTCTTCATTGGTGGCACGCTAGTGGTGCTGTCCGGCGTGCTGCTCCTGTGCAAGCGCTGCTGGGAGGCCCGCCGGCGCTTCAACAG AGCCACCGAGGAAGCAGAGAAGACCACCACCACCTACCTGGACAATGGCGCTCACCCAGCCCAAG acTGGGCGCAGCTCGATTCCGACTCATCTCTGTTTTCCTTAGGAGCCCGCGCGTAG